One window from the genome of Montipora foliosa isolate CH-2021 chromosome 5, ASM3666993v2, whole genome shotgun sequence encodes:
- the LOC138002738 gene encoding potassium voltage-gated channel subfamily A member 1-like gives MNVSLTLPLCQSENKRISSIRPASAFFLDHKSDDRDDPATKQRIRINVRGSMFETFQSTLEQFPNTTLGCPTKRKEFYDPIEKHYCLDRDPAVFDSILFYYQSGGILARPESIPQGLFNEELEFFGIHTATKDGTILTKKCKHEMSNSKNSDGTSILKITGNNNWEQRTVKFRKSLWLVMEYPKRSYAGKVWVKIFVTVILLSVVAFSLETIPELNCSKNFTNNINITLFGELNSAGELFYDNCQENCTDDARSPACHAAVVWFLVETSFVMFFLVEYLMRIFAAPNRCDFILSLFGLVDALAIAPYFITVALYGWRSEIYHQVTSFSVLRTIRLFRVVRVFKLSRYSDGLRIVGEAFKGTWRMLLALFLSVLMTIAVFASFITYAEGHDTVSTIMESSYFTVITMTTVGYGDVVPKTVIGKTLASACMLLGIILLFIMPLPVFVSHFNNLYEEHIIEEKRQHEIFARESPSLLEKLMAK, from the coding sequence ATGAACGTTTCTCTCACACTACCTTTGTGCCAATCGGAAAATAAGCGCATATCATCGATTCGTCCGGCCAGTGCATTTTTTCTCGACCACAAGTCGGATGATCGTGATGACCCCGCTACAAAACAACGCATTCGAATCAATGTGCGAGGCTCCATGTTCGAGACGTTTCAATCCACGCTGGAACAATTTCCAAATACCACGCTCGGCTGTCCAACTAAACGAAAAGAATTCTACGATCCCATTGAAAAGCATTATTGTTTAGATCGTGATCCAGCCGTGTTTGATTCCATTCTGTTCTATTATCAATCTGGAGGTATACTTGCTCGACCAGAAAGCATTCCACAAGGCCTCTTCAACGAAGAGTTGGAATTTTTCGGCATTCACACGGCAACGAAAGATGGCACAATCTTGACGAAAAAATGTAAACATGAAATGTCAAACTCTAAGAATTCTGACGGGACgagtattttgaaaataactggTAATAATAATTGGGAACAACggaccgtaaaattccgaaaaagCCTCTGGTTGGTTATGGAATACCCTAAACGCAGTTATGCAGGCAAGGTTTGGGTGAAAATTTTCGTAACAGTGATTCTGCTTTCCGTTGTTGCCTTCAGTTTGGAAACGATACCAGAACTAAACTGTTCTAAGAACTTCACAAACAACATAAATATAACTCTTTTTGGCGAGTTGAACTCGGCGGGTGAGCTATTTTACGACAACTGTCAAGAAAATTGCACGGATGACGCGCGCTCTCCAGCCTGCCATGCCGCAGTTGTGTGGTTTCTCGTTGAAACATCTTTTGTTATGTTTTTTCTGGTTGAGTACCTGATGAGGATTTTTGCGGCTCCCAACAGATGCGACTTCATTCTCTCATTGTTTGGTTTAGTCGATGCCCTCGCGATTGCTCCGTATTTCATAACGGTGGCTCTTTACGGATGGCGCTCCGAAATTTACCACCAAGTCACTTCGTTTAGTGTGCTTCGTACCATTCGTCTTTTTCGGGTTGTTCGCGTTTTCAAACTCAGCCGCTATAGCGACGGCCTAAGAATCGTTGGAGAGGCATTCAAGGGAACTTGGAGAATGCTACTGGCTTTATTTCTGAGTGTGTTGATGACCATTGCTGTGTTTGCAAGCTTTATAACTTATGCCGAAGGCCACGACACTGTCAGCACCATCATGGAAAGCTCTTATTTCACCGTTATCACTATGACGACCGTAGGTTATGGAGACGTTGTGCCCAAGACTGTGATTGGAAAAACACTTGCTAGCGCTTGCATGTTACTTGGGATAATATTGCTATTTATTATGCCCTTACCCGTGTTTGTATCGCATTTCAATAACCTATACGAAGAACATATCATCGAGGAAAAACGGCAGCACGAAATATTCGCCCGTGAATCTCCATCTTTGCTTGAAAAACTGATGGCCAAGTGA
- the LOC138004193 gene encoding shaker-related potassium channel tsha2-like, protein MNAARCCTCVCAESELGMFTHPTIKTAAKIEMYKLTENKKRIRLNIRGCRYETFQATLDEFPDTLLGSEEKRRRFYDPFKDEYYIERDKCAFDAILFYYQSRGILSRPSTISANVFDEELKFYEIPTHQTAEQEMKAEERMPVKAWQRKLWGILEYPESSKQAALFSKLSMVVIVFSIVVFCAETMDVARSLSLPNATNNASVLELVGDKAVSKRPRLWFIIDTCIIFWFCAEYISRLVSAPDKIGFIFSSLALIDLAAIIPYFLSLILGEGYAPTFSFTILRIFRLLRVVRLLKLTRYVAALRILGNTLHTCQEQLLALLFLIIISVILFSSSIYYIENEANSEQFCSIPASFWWTIITMTTVGYGDMAPITPLGRIVGTFCAVFGVVVMVCLPSPVFISSFNEIYLQYVSTLKKNEQMGTERKQETMTNGINTSNKLLQKRKHYRSTPAHKTH, encoded by the coding sequence ATGAATGCGGCACGTTGTTGTACGTGTGTCTGCGCAGAGAGCGAGCTAGGAATGTTTACACATCCAACCATCAAAACAGCCGCTAAAATAGAAATGTATAAACTCACAGAAAACAAGAAGCGCATAAGACTCAATATCCGAGGATGTCGCTATGAGACTTTCCAAGCAACTCTTGACGAATTTCCTGACACTCTTCTTGGTTCCGAAGAGAAGCGACGTAGGTTCTACGATCCTTTTAAGGACGAGTATTATATCGAAAGGGACAAATGTGCGTTTGATGCGATTCTCTTTTATTACCAATCCAGAGGTATTTTATCTCGACCTTCAACAATTTCCGCCAATGTCTTTGATGAGGAACTCAAATTTTACGAGATTCCAACACACCAGACTGCCGAACAAGAGATGAAGGCCGAGGAGCGAATGCCAGTCAAGGCATGGCAAAGAAAACTATGGGGAATTCTGGAATATCCGGAGTCCTCGAAACAGGCAGCTCTTTTTTCCAAGCTCTCAATGGTTGTAATCGTGTTTTCTATCGTTGTGTTCTGCGCAGAAACCATGGATGTGGCGAGATCTTTGTCTTTGCCGAATGCCACGAACAATGCATCGGTGTTGGAACTCGTAGGAGACAAAGCGGTTTCCAAAAGACCACGATTGTGGTTCATAATCGACACGTGCATTATATTCTGGTTTTGTGCAGAATACATTTCTCGTCTTGTGTCGGCACCAGATAAAATCGGGTTTATATTTTCCTCTCTGGCGCTAATCGACCTGGCGGCTATAATTCCTTATTTCCTTTCCTTAATCCTTGGTGAAGGATATGCTCCGACATTCTCCTTCACGATTTTGAGAATTTTTCGACTTTTGCGAGTTGTCCGGCTGTTGAAGCTTACACGATACGTAGCAGCGCTAAGAATTCTGGGAAACACACTCCATACATGCCAAGAACAACTTCTTGCGTTACTCTTCCTCATAATTATATCTGTCATTCTGTTTTCAAGTAGCATATATTACATCGAAAACGAAGCCAATTCAGAACAGTTTTGCAGCATACCTGCCTCGTTTTGGTGGACTATCATCACCATGACTACCGTTGGTTATGGTGACATGGCGCCAATAACCCCCTTAGGGAGGATAGTGGGGACATTTTGCGCTGTCTTTGGTGTGGTGGTGATGGTTTGTCTTCCCAGTCCTGTGTTCATTTCAAGCTTTAACGAAATATATTTGCAATATGTCAGTACGCTAAAGAAAAACGAACAAATGGGAACAGAACGTAAACAGGAGACCATGACAAATGGAATCAACACCTCTAATAAgttattgcaaaaaagaaagcaCTATCGAAGTACGCCGGCTCATAAAACGCACTAA